GAGATAGATGTTTCTGAAGCTTATGCCCCAATTCACTCGTTTGAAAAAACAGTTTTGATTGGGGCTACTTTAGTCATCGCGCTGATCACGCTTGTTGCCATGTGGCTGACTACAATCTTTGTCAAACCTATCAATACTTTAATCAAAAGCGCCCGTAAGGTAGGGGGTGGGGAATTTGACACGGTTGTGAAATCTGGTTCGCAAGATGAATTTGGAGAGTTAGCGAAATCATTTAACCAAACCATAGACAGCCTTCGCGCCGAAACTCAACTCATCGAACAGAGAAATCGTGAAAATGAGGCATTAGTCTTAAATATATTTAGTCCCGCAATAGCCAAACGCCTCAAACAGGGCGATAGAGAAATTGCCGATCAGATTTCTAATGTCTCGGTTTTATTTTCCGACCTCCACCGATTTACTAGGCTTTCTCAAACGATGTCTGCTCAAGAAGTTGTTGCCCTGCTTAATGAACTGGTAACTGGTTTCGATGAAATGACAGATAAATACGGTTTGGAGAAGATTAAAACTATTGGTGACGGTTACATGGCTGTATGCGGACTCTCTGTACCGCGTCTGGATCATGATAAACGCACGGTAGATTTTGCTTTGGAAATGCAGACGTTTGTCCGCCGATTTAATTATGAAAAAGGTTTGGATTTAGACGTGGAAATCGGCATCAATTCAGGAGATGTGGTTGCAGGCGTCATTGGCAAAGATAAATTGCTCTATGATGTTTGGGGGGATACTGTAAATATTGCCAATCGGTTGAAATCTGCTTGTCCTGTAGGATCAATTTTAGTTTCTCAAAACGTGTGCGATCGCCTGCACGATCTCTACGATTTTGAATTCTTTGGTGAAATCCAACAACCTGGAAAGCAAAAGCTAGTGGCTTGGCAACTCAAAAGTTCTAAGCTTCCAGTAAGTGTTCCAGAGGAAGAAGTGTATGAGTAATGTAAGCTTTTCAAACGACTGGCATATCTGGGCGATCATTGTCGGATTAGGTTTCCCACTCCTGGTCGTTTTACTAGGAGAGATTATTTATCATCTACAAAAGCGCAACAGACCGCTGGCAGGTACCTTGCGGGTTGTGAAAAACCTCGTTCTGCCCGTCTTAATGCTGATGATTTTAATCACAAATGTCCTGAAGCTTGATGTTAAGGGGAATTTTCCCAAGCTTGTCGCAACGCTGTTTTGGATATCTGTGATCTACGCTTCTCTCTCGCTGTTTAATGTCATTTTGTTTGAACAAGCAGAGGCGAATACATGGCGGGCAAGGATGCCCAAACTGCTAATCGACCTTTCTCGGCTGTTTTTGGTGCTTGTGGGAAGCATGATCGTGCTAGCAGCAGTGTGGGGTACAGATTTGGCTGGTCTTGCTACCGGATTAGGCGTTAGCTCAATTGTGATCGGTTTGGCGCTTCAGGATACATTGGGTAGCATCATGTCTGGCATTGCGCTGCTTCTCGAACGCCCCTTCAGCGTGGGTGATTGGTTGCGCATTGGGAATAGCGAAGGCGAAGGCGAAGCGATCGAAGGGCAAGTCATTGATATCAATTGGCGATCTGTTCGCCTGCTAAATCTCCAACACCAGGTGATTGTCGTTCCTCATCAGTTCATTGGAAAACAAATAATCCATAATTACAGCCAACCCGAACGCATTTATAACCAACGCATTAATATTGGCTTCTCCTACGATTGTCCTCCTAACCTCGTGAAGCAGGTACTAAAAAGTACAGCTCTGGCTACACAGGGCATATTAGCCGAACCCGAACCAGAGAGCAAAACCACATCCTATGATGAGACTGCAATTGTTTATGAGGTGGAGTTCTTTATAAAAAACTTTGAGGATGTGGAGCAGATACTGGATAGATTTATGACGCGAGTCTGGTACGCAGCGCAGCGAAACAACCTAACGCTACATCGTTATCGATACGAGTATGCTGTGGAAACTACTGACAAGGCAGATAGCGCTTCAAGTAAATTAGCCCAAAGCCTGCACTCAATTCCCGGATTTATGCCTTTAGCTCGTGAGGCAAAAAATTTGGATGACTTAGCCAAGGGGACTATCTTACAACAGTTCGGTACTGGCGAGAAAGTCATCCGGCAGGGCGAGCCTGGTAATGCTTTGTACATTATTATTGCAGGTCAAGCTTTAGTCACCGTCACGAACAAGTTTGGCAAAGAAAAAGAGGTCATGACTATCTTGCGTGGTGAGTTCTTTGGCGAGATGGCACTATTTACTGGGGAACCGAGTCCAGTATCAATCACCGCTGTTGACGATTTGCAAGTTCTTGTCATCTACTCTGATGCTGTAAATACCATGATTGAACGCCAACCAAGCTTGGGGCGTGAGATAGGTCAAATTATAGAAGCGCGAAGCAAAGCCGTCAGTATCGCTCAACTCTGAGAGGAATTTTTTTCGGCGGATATCGGAACAACGCCATAATCAAGCCCTTAACCTGGGGAGATTAGCTGAGTTTTTGATAGTAAACTAACTGGTGATTTGGTAATATTTCTGGATGGAAAATCCTAATTAAGTCGGATAAAACGACATCAGGGTTACTAATTCCACCTTCCCAGTAATCGTTGCCACCAGTCTCATTGATACGGGCATTGTTATTATAAACGTTTCCTTTCTGTACTGCTTGAAAATCAGTATAACGATTGTCTTGATCCCGTAAATCTTTTAAATTTTTCCAAGATTGACTGGAATTTAGCCAGTAGTCAGCGTTGGCAGCACGTTCTAAAATAGTTTCAAATGATAGGGGAAGACTACCAGATGATTTCTTGTTATTCCAGAGATAATCACTTCCGGCGTCAGCTAAAAATTTGGCGACATAACTATTACCCCCTGGCATATACCAGATACCTTTAAAGTTGAATCCGACAAACACAGTCGGACGATTTTTGACAGATTGTGCTTTGGCGGCTATAGCTTGATATTTTTTGACAGTTTCATCAAAGATTTTTTGGGCTACTTTCTCTTGATTAAAAAACAAAGCCGTAAACTTGAGCCATTCACTTCTTCCTAGGGGAGAATTTTCCATATATTCGGCATTGATCGCCACTTTTAAACCAGCTTCTTGAATTTTAGGATAATTATCTGTTTGTTTGTCTCCTGTACCATAAGTCATTACTAAGTTAGGATTGAGTTCTAGTAATTGCTCAACATTTAGACTAGCATTATTTCCTACTTTTGTTATTTTACCTTCTTTAATTTTTTCTACTACTTCTGGTGTATTGACTTGTTTGCTATCACTCACACCAATGAGTTTATCTACAACTCCTAACTTTGCTAAATGTGGCAAATGAGTCGTAGAAAGAGAGACAACGGTATTTATAGGTACTGTAATAACTTGGTTTTGGTTAAATCCTGTTGGTGGAGGTGTCCCGCATTGCACTAAAATATATTGAAAATTGACTTGTGCATCACGCCAGGGATTTTTTACTGTCACAACCTTATAGTTTTTGTAATATTCCACCTCAAAACCTGTGGCATAATTGACGGTTACTTTTTCCGGAAAGTAGTCGGTGTTTGGATTATAAGCTTGAGCGCATTCTTTGATGTCTGTTGATAGAGTGTGAGGAGTTGTGGTGCTGTGACAAGCGATCGCCAAAACAGCAACCAACAAAAACTGACAGAAAAAAGCGAACAATTTAGCTTGACGAAATATTCTAATTCTCATCGGAAAGTTTTCCAGAAATAACCACAAAGATACACCAATAACTTATCCGCCTCCAAAAATCGTGCATGTGCGGTTACTTTTTTTCAACAGACTCTGGAGGATAGCAATGTACAGTCACTTTCTTACCTTCAACCAGATGTTGATTAACAATAGTTTCAACCACCTCTGGTTTGACGCGAGTATACCAAGTCCTATCCTCTGAATAAAACACAACTGGACCAAGTTTGCAAACTTCCAGACAGCCAGAAGTTCTGACTTCCACATCCAAACCTGTTTTTTCAACTGCTGCTTTTAGCTCATTAAAAGTAGGTTTCCAATTTTGGGAAGGGAGACAACGGCTAGAAGTACAAACAGATATGTAAGCATGTTTTAGGGGATTTTTATCAAACGGTATCGGCTTTTTACCCAACACATAAATATCCCGTAGTTCATGGTAAAGCTCTAATTTTGTTAAGTTCGGTTTACCTTCCGGTAATAAGTTTTCTCCCTCGACATAAGGATTAGGCAAGAAGATAGTCATCAAATTTTCACTTGCACCATTCCAGAAATCAATTCCCCAACTTCTGGGGATTCCTTCTGCATTAAACCGTCGATAAAAAGCAGCACGACTGACTTGACGTTGTTTCCTTAATTCTAATGGTGTTTTACAATGGGGACCACCTAAATTTGCTTCAATACATAAGTGAAGATGCCAACTTTCTGTGACGACTGTCAGATATCCATCATAAAGAATACAAATTTTGGGTGCTGCAGGAAATTCTAGTTCCAACACACCACCTTGTACAATGTGTCCTACTCCTACTTGATGCCAATTTTGCTGAAATAAGGTGTAAAGTAGTGATGATAAAACGTCACAATTGCAATCGAAATCTTCATGTTCAATGTATCCTCCTGTTAGGGAAGGTTCTTTGATGACACGGTTTAATGGTGTTACCCAAGGATGAAATTGACTCATAGTGGTTTTGGATTGAAAATTGTTGGTTGGTGATTGTTGATGGTTATAGCAATCCTATCTGATTTGTGAAAAATAGCTTTATTGAACCGCAGAGACGCAGAGAGCACAGAGAAGAAGAAAACAGAGGAATGATTCACTACTAATTAGTATTTTACTACCATCTAAAATGTGGCATTTAAACCTACTTGAAAAACTCTCCCTGCATCGGGAAAGCCTGGAAATAACTGGTATCTCTGATTCAAGATATTGTCTACACTACCAGTCAGTACCAAGTTATCACTCAGCGGAATTCGTGTTTTGAAATCAAAAGTCGTATACCCGGACAAAGATTCTGTGTTGGTATTGTTGGTAGGATATGAACCGAGGGAGTGCATGAGTATTCCTGCATATAAGCCTTGAGGTGTTTCATAAGAAATTCCCAAATTTAAACTATCTGCACCTGCAAATCTTAATTCTTTGTCTTTTTCGGCAGAGTTGACGCTCTCTTTAATGCGTGGATCATTGAGTGTATCATTGGCAAAGGCATAGACATTTTTCGCCAGTTGTACATTCAAAGCAGCTTCAATTCCCGTAGTGCGAACTAAGCCAATGTTCTCATATGTGGCTACGGGAACAGCAAAGTTATAGGCAATTAAATCTGATATTGTATTGCTGAAAAAGGTTAAGCGCAATAAACCAAAATCCCATAGCTTTTGGTCAATTCCTATATCATAACTATCACCATTTTCTGATTTCAAATTCGGATTACCAACGAAAGTAGAACCTCTTGCATATAAATTGAAAAGAGTCGGTGCGCGGAAATTCCTGATATAGTTAGCTCTAAGGTTAGTGGAGTCAGAAATTGTCCAGCGTGCGCCTACACTAGGTGATGTAAAAGAGCCATCTGCTAAAGAACTAAAATCTTGGCGTAAGCCTAAATTGACACTGAAGCTAGGAGTAAAGTTGATTTCATATCTGGCAAAAAGCGCTCCTTGATCAAGGCTATCGTCGTAGCTGAGGGTTTGTTGTTCAGTGGAATAGTTGAAGGTGCTGTTACGTGCTGAAGTGTTGCGGTAATCAAAACCGTAGACTAAGGTTTGATTTTTCGCAAATTTCCAACTGTGTTGTGTTTGAATTCCGTAAGAGGTTTGCTCGTTATCAAATCGTCGCTGGGATGAAAGTGTCCCACTACGATTCTCAAAACGAGTATTGAGAAAATCGGCGTAAACTCTTGCTGTGATTAGGGAATCGTTTCCTCCTCCTAGTTTTGAGTTCCAGGTTAAATCGGTGAGAACTTGGTCTGTGTATTTGCGATTGTTGTCAGTCAAGGAGTTAAAATAACCTTGTCCAAACTGAGGTTCGGGTATGGGGACTCCTCCTGGAACTCCTTGATTTTTGTTTAAGTATAGGCTTGAGACAGTAAGAGTATTGCGTTTTCCTAAATTCGCCTCCAACTTAACATTAAAGTTGTTGTAGAGAGTGTCATTGTTTTTCCTGGTTCCTTCAAAGTTGGCTTCTGGGATGGAAAAAGGATAATTGTTATCTGCTTCGGTGCGGTTATATCCCACAACCCAAGAAATATCACCTATTTTCCCGCTATTCTGGATAGTCTGTTCATTGAGTCCGTACGCACCCAGAGTCACTCCCGCTTGTGTTGTCACTTTCTCTGTCGGACGACGAGTAATAATGTTAATCACTCCACCCACCGCATCGGAACCGTATAGGGTGGAACCTCCTCCAGGTAAAACTTCTACTCGTTCAATGTTGTTTGTGGTGATTTCTGAAAGGTCAAAACCACCGCCACCAAGATTATTAATCGGTCTCCCATCTAGTAAAATCAATACTTGTTCGGAGTTAGAACCCCGGATAAATTGACCGCTTAATGCGTTCACTTCTGTCCCTACTGTTCCATCAGGTAAGATTCCGGGGAGAAATCGTAGCGCTTCTCTGACGGTTCGCGCACCCTGCGCTTCCATTTCTTCACCTGTAATGACGTAGACTGGACGGGTAGAATCTTTCACTGTCCCCTCTCGACGAAAGGGAGAGAAAACAGGCTGATTCAACACTTTACCTGTGACTGTAATTTCAATAGGGGGTTCTTGTTCATTTGTTGGCGGACTTATGCTTTGTGCTATTTTTTCTGGTTGTGCAATTTCTCCAGCACACACAGCATAGTTCCACAATATCAAAGTCGTCATTGCACTCATACTAGACACAACGACTTTTACCGCACAACGGCAATTAAAAAGAATATTTAGCATCTGTACCTCGCAGACGATTTTATGTTTCTTACCTCAGGCGGGCATTCTGACTTAGAGACAAAAATTTTGAGTCTCATCACAGCTGCGGGACAGTGTCGGATTTTCACCGTTCGCCTACGGCGTGGCGCAGGCATACTTTCCCCGTTACCTCTGATGGCTGAACCCCATCAGAACCTAGGATTTGCTGTAATTTACCATGCTCAATATATCAATGCAAATAAGAATTGTTGCATTTAGCTTGTTGTTATATTGCAAATACAGCGATAGGCGAAAACCCTTATTTATCAGTAGCTTTGACTTTTTCGATGTCACCACAATTATCGAGCTGCAAATTGTGAGCATGCGCTGCATCCATTTTTGACTCCCATCTATTAATCAAATGAAAAAGCGCCCCTCTTATTCGAGAAGGGCGCTTTTCACTTGTAGAGGACGCGAGACATCGCGTCCTTAGGCTATTAAGAATTAGCCGTTGATCGCAGGAGCAGAAAGTGCTACTGGAGCAACTTCTGTGCTAGCTAAGTCGAGGGGGAAGTTGTGAGCGTTACGCTCGTGCATTACTTCCATACCCAAGTTAGCGCGGTTGAGCACATCTGCCCAAGAACCAATCACACGACCTTGAGAATCAATCAACGATTGGTTGAAGTTGAAACCGTTGAGGTTGAATGCCATTGTACTGATGCCCAGGGCGGTAAACCAGATACCGATGACAGGCCATGCAGCCAGGAAGAAGTGCAAGCTGCGGCTGTTGTTAAAGGAAGCGTATTGGAAGATTAAGCGACCAAAGTAGCCGTGAGCAGCAACGATGTTGTAGGTTTCTTCTTCTTGACCGAAGACGTAACCGTAGTTCTGAGATTCGGTTTCGGTTGTTTCACGAACCAAGGAGGAGGTGACCAAAGAACCGTGCATTGCACTGAACAGTGAACCACCGAAGACACCTGCAACGCCGAGCATGTGGAAGGGGTGCATCAAGATGTTGTGCTCTGCTTGGAACACCAACATGAAGTTGAAGGTTCCAGCAATACCCAGAGGCATACCATCAGAGAAGGAACCTTGTCCGAGGGGGTAAATCAGGAATACGGAGGTTGCTGCTGCAACAGGTGCAGAGTAAGCTACGCAAATCCAGGGACGCATACCTAAGCGGTAGGATAACTCCCACTGACGACCTAACCAGCAGAATATGCCAATAAGGAAGTGGAATGCGACGAGCTGGTATGGACCACCGTTGTACAACCACTCATCTAAGGAAGCTGCTTCCCAGATGGGGTAGAAGTGCAAGCCGATGGCGTTGGAGGAAGGAACAACAGCACCAGAGATGATGTTGTTTCCATAGATTAAGGAACCTGCAACTGGCTCACGGATTCCGTCGATGTCAACGGGAGGTGCTGCGATAAAAGCGATGATGAAACAGATGGTAGCGGAGAGGAGGGTGGGAACCATCAGTACACCGAACCAACCTACATATACGCGATTTTCCGTGGAGGTGATCCACTGGCAGAACCGCTCCCATACGTTACCGCTTTCGCGACGTTGTATTGTTGTGGTCATTGTTGTTATAAGTGCGATAAACTTTTTGAGTCTTATTTATCAGGTAAGTCAGTGATTTACCTGTCATTTATAAATTTAGATCAATTCACTTAAACTGAAGTGCTTATTTAATACTTTGTTACATATTATATTTTCTTTAACAAAAGTAAAGTTATTCATAGAAACATAACGATAACTTTTAGAATGTGTTATCTACCAAAGAAAATATAAACCTAAAATTATCTGTTTATTAACAATCAGATCAAAGCATCCCACGGTCAGTGCATCAGTGCTACAAGTAAAAGAAACACTCTTTCCCTGTTCCCTTAGAAGTCAAAATATATGTAAGGTAAACTGCCTTCAGGAGCGAGTAACAAAACACTGTAGAAACACAAAGGTACGAAAACAAGCTTTAGAGGCCAGATCAACTGTAACTTCAATGTTCGGTTAAAAATGTAGACAAGAGCCATTGCAATATATAGAACGACTAGCAAAATTGCCAGTTGGTATTGAGTTATGTTTAAGGCATCAACGTACACCTTTTGAGCAAATTGCTCATTGGCAGAAAAACCCCAAAGATGCTGAAATACAAAAGAGGAATCTTCAAGGTTGGGCAAGCGGAACCAAATCCAAGAGGTGAAAACCATAAATTGCGTAAGTAGCCAAGCCAAAACTGTACCCAATGGTTGTTGCCAGAAATTTTCCAGATCTTCAAAGCGATCGCTGATAACATCAGTGAAACGATGAACAGCCAAAGCTAATCCGTGAAAAACCCCCCAAACCACAAAACCCAATCCTGCACCGTGCCAAATACCTGCAATCAGCATGATAATCATTAAATTAAGGCAGGTCCGATCTAATCCTTGGCGAGAACCACCCAAAGGAAAGTACAGGTAATTACGCAGCCAATCTCCTAGAGTGATGTGCCAGCGCCGCCAAAAGTCAGCAATACTCGTACTGAAGTAGGGAAAGTCAAAATTTTCCGGTAAAACCACCCCAAATAGCAAAGCACTTCCACGGGCAATATCCACGTAACCACTGAAATCCAGATACAACTGGAAGCCGTAAGCAAAAGTTGCTAACCACAAATCTGTGCTACCCGCCCTTTGCAAGTTCCCAAAACATAAGTCAACAAAAATTCCCAAATGGTCTGCTATAATCACTTTTTTGACTGCACCCCTAGCAATAAGCCATAGTCCCTCTGCCACAATATCAGGAGTTAGCAAGCGGAAATTTTTGAATTCATTCGCTAAGCTGTGAAAACCAGTAATTGGACCTGAAATCAGTTTGGCAAAGAAAAACTTGTATGCGGCAAATTGAAGAAACTCCTGAGTAGCGGGTGCGCCACGGTAGACATCAACTAAATATGCAATACACTCAAAGGTAAAAAATGAAATTCCCAAAGGGGTAATCAGTTTAAAAGAGTCAGCAGATAAAGTGATAATACTCGGGTAAAAGAATTCTAAGAAAGGTAGTAAATATTTGAATATCAGTAGTAAAAAAACATTAGAAATTATACCTAACCACAAAAGCTTGAGACGGCGATGGTTCCAATCAATTTGAGCGAAATACCATTCTTGTTCAGAATATTGCCACTCTGAAAAATGGGGATGTGGTATCGTTTTTTCATCAATTTCTTTTCCAATACGAAAATTAAAAAAAGTGAGTACTAGTAGTAACGGGATGTAATGAACTTGCAAAGATGCGTAAAAAACTAGGCTAGCAAGTAGCAACGTCCATAACCGCAACTTTTGTTGTGCCACAGACCAATAAATTCCCAGGACACTCAGCAAAAATAACCCGTATAGAATTGAAATAAAGTTCATGTTTTAGTTATTAGTCATTAGTCATTAGTTATTAGTTAGGAGTTTTCACCTCACTCCCGACTCCTTCACTTCCTCACTCCCTCACTCCCTCACTCCCTTCTCCCCACAATTTATTTGCTGAACCAAGGAATAGTAGGATCATTCGCAAGCTTTTTCGATATTTTATAAGCACCGTAGCGGTTGAGATGGCTGGGATCGGAAAAGTAGTCATTTGCCTTAGGCCATAATTGGCTTAAGTCTTGGTAAATAAAATTTGGTTTGCCTGCCAAACTTTGCATATACTGCTGAAATTCTTGCTCATATTTTGAGCGTACTGAGTCTAAATAATATGCTGTAACAGGCATATTGACAAAGACTAAAGTTATTTTCTGAGACTGGGTAAATCTAAGTAGTGTTTGTAGAGCAGTATTTTGCTCACCTTGCAGTCGAAAATATTTGTAGTC
This portion of the Brasilonema sennae CENA114 genome encodes:
- a CDS encoding MBOAT family O-acyltransferase codes for the protein MNFISILYGLFLLSVLGIYWSVAQQKLRLWTLLLASLVFYASLQVHYIPLLLVLTFFNFRIGKEIDEKTIPHPHFSEWQYSEQEWYFAQIDWNHRRLKLLWLGIISNVFLLLIFKYLLPFLEFFYPSIITLSADSFKLITPLGISFFTFECIAYLVDVYRGAPATQEFLQFAAYKFFFAKLISGPITGFHSLANEFKNFRLLTPDIVAEGLWLIARGAVKKVIIADHLGIFVDLCFGNLQRAGSTDLWLATFAYGFQLYLDFSGYVDIARGSALLFGVVLPENFDFPYFSTSIADFWRRWHITLGDWLRNYLYFPLGGSRQGLDRTCLNLMIIMLIAGIWHGAGLGFVVWGVFHGLALAVHRFTDVISDRFEDLENFWQQPLGTVLAWLLTQFMVFTSWIWFRLPNLEDSSFVFQHLWGFSANEQFAQKVYVDALNITQYQLAILLVVLYIAMALVYIFNRTLKLQLIWPLKLVFVPLCFYSVLLLAPEGSLPYIYFDF
- the psbA gene encoding photosystem II q(b) protein, whose amino-acid sequence is MTTTIQRRESGNVWERFCQWITSTENRVYVGWFGVLMVPTLLSATICFIIAFIAAPPVDIDGIREPVAGSLIYGNNIISGAVVPSSNAIGLHFYPIWEAASLDEWLYNGGPYQLVAFHFLIGIFCWLGRQWELSYRLGMRPWICVAYSAPVAAATSVFLIYPLGQGSFSDGMPLGIAGTFNFMLVFQAEHNILMHPFHMLGVAGVFGGSLFSAMHGSLVTSSLVRETTETESQNYGYVFGQEEETYNIVAAHGYFGRLIFQYASFNNSRSLHFFLAAWPVIGIWFTALGISTMAFNLNGFNFNQSLIDSQGRVIGSWADVLNRANLGMEVMHERNAHNFPLDLASTEVAPVALSAPAING
- a CDS encoding ABC transporter substrate-binding protein, whose product is MRIRIFRQAKLFAFFCQFLLVAVLAIACHSTTTPHTLSTDIKECAQAYNPNTDYFPEKVTVNYATGFEVEYYKNYKVVTVKNPWRDAQVNFQYILVQCGTPPPTGFNQNQVITVPINTVVSLSTTHLPHLAKLGVVDKLIGVSDSKQVNTPEVVEKIKEGKITKVGNNASLNVEQLLELNPNLVMTYGTGDKQTDNYPKIQEAGLKVAINAEYMENSPLGRSEWLKFTALFFNQEKVAQKIFDETVKKYQAIAAKAQSVKNRPTVFVGFNFKGIWYMPGGNSYVAKFLADAGSDYLWNNKKSSGSLPLSFETILERAANADYWLNSSQSWKNLKDLRDQDNRYTDFQAVQKGNVYNNNARINETGGNDYWEGGISNPDVVLSDLIRIFHPEILPNHQLVYYQKLS
- a CDS encoding TonB-dependent receptor plug domain-containing protein → MLNILFNCRCAVKVVVSSMSAMTTLILWNYAVCAGEIAQPEKIAQSISPPTNEQEPPIEITVTGKVLNQPVFSPFRREGTVKDSTRPVYVITGEEMEAQGARTVREALRFLPGILPDGTVGTEVNALSGQFIRGSNSEQVLILLDGRPINNLGGGGFDLSEITTNNIERVEVLPGGGSTLYGSDAVGGVINIITRRPTEKVTTQAGVTLGAYGLNEQTIQNSGKIGDISWVVGYNRTEADNNYPFSIPEANFEGTRKNNDTLYNNFNVKLEANLGKRNTLTVSSLYLNKNQGVPGGVPIPEPQFGQGYFNSLTDNNRKYTDQVLTDLTWNSKLGGGNDSLITARVYADFLNTRFENRSGTLSSQRRFDNEQTSYGIQTQHSWKFAKNQTLVYGFDYRNTSARNSTFNYSTEQQTLSYDDSLDQGALFARYEINFTPSFSVNLGLRQDFSSLADGSFTSPSVGARWTISDSTNLRANYIRNFRAPTLFNLYARGSTFVGNPNLKSENGDSYDIGIDQKLWDFGLLRLTFFSNTISDLIAYNFAVPVATYENIGLVRTTGIEAALNVQLAKNVYAFANDTLNDPRIKESVNSAEKDKELRFAGADSLNLGISYETPQGLYAGILMHSLGSYPTNNTNTESLSGYTTFDFKTRIPLSDNLVLTGSVDNILNQRYQLFPGFPDAGRVFQVGLNATF
- a CDS encoding (2Fe-2S) ferredoxin domain-containing protein, which encodes MSQFHPWVTPLNRVIKEPSLTGGYIEHEDFDCNCDVLSSLLYTLFQQNWHQVGVGHIVQGGVLELEFPAAPKICILYDGYLTVVTESWHLHLCIEANLGGPHCKTPLELRKQRQVSRAAFYRRFNAEGIPRSWGIDFWNGASENLMTIFLPNPYVEGENLLPEGKPNLTKLELYHELRDIYVLGKKPIPFDKNPLKHAYISVCTSSRCLPSQNWKPTFNELKAAVEKTGLDVEVRTSGCLEVCKLGPVVFYSEDRTWYTRVKPEVVETIVNQHLVEGKKVTVHCYPPESVEKK
- a CDS encoding mechanosensitive ion channel family protein codes for the protein MSNVSFSNDWHIWAIIVGLGFPLLVVLLGEIIYHLQKRNRPLAGTLRVVKNLVLPVLMLMILITNVLKLDVKGNFPKLVATLFWISVIYASLSLFNVILFEQAEANTWRARMPKLLIDLSRLFLVLVGSMIVLAAVWGTDLAGLATGLGVSSIVIGLALQDTLGSIMSGIALLLERPFSVGDWLRIGNSEGEGEAIEGQVIDINWRSVRLLNLQHQVIVVPHQFIGKQIIHNYSQPERIYNQRINIGFSYDCPPNLVKQVLKSTALATQGILAEPEPESKTTSYDETAIVYEVEFFIKNFEDVEQILDRFMTRVWYAAQRNNLTLHRYRYEYAVETTDKADSASSKLAQSLHSIPGFMPLAREAKNLDDLAKGTILQQFGTGEKVIRQGEPGNALYIIIAGQALVTVTNKFGKEKEVMTILRGEFFGEMALFTGEPSPVSITAVDDLQVLVIYSDAVNTMIERQPSLGREIGQIIEARSKAVSIAQL